A genomic stretch from Alosa sapidissima isolate fAloSap1 chromosome 3, fAloSap1.pri, whole genome shotgun sequence includes:
- the LOC121705848 gene encoding uncharacterized protein LOC121705848 has translation MGEPIICSLEHITEYCSLLKEETVEASSRRTMARLQLLIISLLVLHVAAVIRIPLKREVLSVEVEADMDVQDQGLDEEWILKELEEDDEEAVADISKTTVLGETHPDNPSASPFKTLILHHKEVEVTPRHQHQHKLHVCVSRFHAHRRSLHGEQWVLGETFLQHLYTVFDRDQDRVGFAPLKRHNSGPKPHLPPGSAADGLPESLLVG, from the exons ATGGGAGAGCCCATCATATGTTCTCTTGAACATATAACAGAATACTGTTCCCTCTTAAAAGAGGAAACCGTGGAAGCCTCCTCAAGACGGACCATGGCTCGACTTCAGCTACTGATCATCTCTCTGCTTGTTCTTCACGTTGCAGCGGTCATCAG GATCCCTCTGAAGCGTGAGGTACTCAGCGTAGAGGTGGAAGCCGACATGGACGTACAGGACCAGGGACTGGATGAGGAGTGGATACTCAAGGAGTTAGAGGAGGATGACGAAGAGGCAGTTGCTGACATCTCTAAAACGACGGTGCTGGGAGAAACGCATCCAGATAACCCATCAGCATCACCGTTTAAAACACTCATTCTGCACCACAAGGAG GTAGAGGTCACCCCCagacaccagcaccagcacaagctccacgtgtgtgtgtcacgtTTCCATGCGCACAGACGCAGCCTGCATGGGGAGCAGTGGGTTCTGGGAGAGACCTTCCTGCAACACCTCTACACCGTGTTCGACCGCGACCAGGACCGCGTGGGCTTCGCCCCTCTGAAGAGGCACAACTCTGGACCCAAGCCCCACTTGCCCCCTGGCAGTGCCGCTGATGGTCTCCCGGAGTCACTGCTGGTGGGTTAA
- the LOC121705844 gene encoding cathepsin D-like has translation MFCSKELFIVVSVLVIHSHAIIRVPLHKMRTARRTMSDNGMTVEQLLALGKANSDLAKQSAPATTVAPTSAPTPAEKLTNFMDAQYFGEISIGTPPQDFKVLFDTGSSNLWVPSIHCSFLDIACWLHHRYNSKKSSTFAKNGTKFAIKYGRGSLSGFISEDVVNLAGVNVPGQQFGEAVQQPGITFAVARFDGVFGMGYPTISVEKVTPVFDQIMAKKLIPQNVFSFYLNRNPNAPVGGELMLGGTDKQYYDGELHYVNVTRKAYWQIKMDAVDVGNQLTLCKDGCQAIVDTGTSLMVGPTHEVRALHRAIGALPLLMGEYWIECSKIPTLPVISFNLGGKLFNLTGEDYILQESQMGAKICLSGFMAMDIPPPAGPLWILGDVFIGRYYSVFDRDHDRVGFAPAK, from the exons ATGTTTTGTTCGAAAGAACTTTTCATCGTTGTGTCGGTGTTAGTAATTCACAGTCATGCCATTATCAG GGTTCCTTTACACAAGATGCGCACGGCAAGGCGCACTATGAGTGATAACGGAATGACGGTCGAGCAACTTTTGGCATTGGGCAAGGCCAACAGCGATCTAGCGAAACAGTCAGCCCCAGCGACAACAGTCGCACCTACCTCCGCTCCCACGCCCGCAGAGAAGCTCACGAACTTTATGGAT gCTCAATACTTTGGAGAGATAAGCATTGGAACCCCACCTCAAGATTTCAAAGTGCTCTTTGACACAGGCTCCTCAAACCTTTGGGTGCCCTCTATCCACTGCTCCTTCCTGGATATCGCCTGCT GGCTGCACCACCGCTACAACTCCAAGAAGTCCAGCACGTTTGCGAAGAACGGCACCAAGTTTGCTATCAAGTACGGCAGAGGCAGCCTGTCCGGTTTCATCAGTGAGGATGTGGTCAAT TTGGCAGGTGTGAATGTGCCAGGGCAGCAGTTCGGAGAGGCAGTGCAGCAGCCTGGCATTACATTTGCAGTGGCTCGTTTCGATGGCGTTTTTGGTATGGGTTATCCCACCATCTCTGTGGAGAAGGTCACCCCTGTATTTGACCAGATCATGGCCAAAAAGCTGATTCCTCAAAACGTCTTCTCCTTCTACCTGAAcag AAACCCCAACGCCCCAGTTGGGGGAGAGCTGATGCTTGGAGGCACAGACAAGCAGTACTACGATGGTGAGCTGCACTACGTCAACGTCACACGCAAGGCCTACTGGCAGATTAAGATGGATGC GGTTGATGTCGGCAATCAGCTGACTCTCTGTAAGGATGGTTGCCAAGCTATTGTTGACACGGGAACGTCCCTGATGGTTGGGCCCACTCATGAAGTCCGGGCTCTGCACAGAGCCATTGGGGCTCTGCCCCTGCTGATGGGAGAg TACTGGATCGAGTGCAGCAAGATCCCAACTCTGCCAGTCATCTCGTTTAACCTGGGAGGAAAACTTTTTAATCTCACTGGAGAAGATTACATCCTACAG GAGTCTCAGATGGGGGCTAAGATCTGCCTGTCTGGCTTCATGGCCATGGACATACCGCCCCCTGCTGGCCCTCTGTGGATTCTCGGAGACGTGTTCATCGGCCGTTACTACAGCGTGTTTGACCGCGACCACGACCGTGTGGGCTTCGCTCCTGCCAAGTGA
- the mief1 gene encoding mitochondrial dynamics protein MID51 translates to MAGVNGDRKGKKDDNGLGTAIDFVLSNAKLVLGVGGAAMLGIATLAVKRMYDRAISAPSSPTKLEPSGKRSWEEPSWLGSSPRTLNRDMKSTVSRSLQTLPTSANSFEPDLMRRAAGRNAHEQVGLARARMRLSLQEHLWAFFRERVAIPAEEQAVARRAALDICSELRVFLHAKLPDMPLREMYLSGSLYDDLQVVTADHAQLMVPMILEKNLWSSVPGEDTIMNVPGFWLVRRENLEYFPRGSSYWDRCMVGGYLSPKSVLEVFEKLVAGTINWPAIGSVLDYVIRPVVPSETLTLEVQYETDRRLYVDFLPLLVMDDGASLIAKPHRLAAERHENLWRQSFRVAETARLRALDQEDGGCRCACLKVAKAVCKLNPALGRLNASQLTNSLLLLSEHEGDWTQEALADRFISLLRSLVGHLEAGRLPCALYPRVNLFCELTPLEVDELGYTLYCALSDPESLLRTGLQETDQP, encoded by the exons ATGGCAGGAGTGAACGGGGATCGGAAAGGCAAGAAAGATGACAATGGCCTGGGCACTGCCATCGACTTTGTCCTCTCCAATGCTAAGCTGGTGCTTGGAGTGGGCGGGGCAGCCATGTTGGGCATTGCAACGCTGGCAGTCAAACGA ATGTATGACCGGGCCATCAGCGCCCCATCCAGCCCCACGAAGCTGGAGCCGTCGGGGAAACGCAGCTGGGAGGAGCCCAGCTGGCTGGGGTCCTCTCCACGCACCCTCAACCGCGACATGAAGTCCACGGTCAGCCGCTCGCTGCAGACGCTGCCCACCTCTGCCAACTCCTTTGAGCCAG ACCTGATGCGTCGTGCTGCGGGTCGCAATGCCCATGAGCAGGTGGGCCTGGCGCGGGCACGGATGCGCCTCTCGCTGCAGGAGCACCTGTGGGCGTTCTTCCGCGAGCGAGTGGCCATCCCCGCCGAGGAGCAGGCCGTGGCTCGCCGCGCCGCACTGGACATCTGCTCCGAGCTCCGCGTCTTCCTGCACGCCAAGCTGCCCGACATGCCGCTCCGCGAGATGTACCTGAGCGGCAGCCTCTACGACGACCTCCAG GTGGTGACCGCCGACCACGCCCAGCTGATGGTGCCCATGATCCTGGAGAAGAACTTGTGGTCGTCGGTGCCGGGCGAGGACACCATCATGAACGTCCCCGGCTTCTGGCTGGTGCGGCGGGAGAACCTGGAGTACTTCCCCAGGGGCAGCAGCTACTGGGACCGCTGCATGGTGGGCGGCTACCTCTCCCCCAAGAGTGTCCTGGAGGTGTTTGAGAAGCTGGTGGCCGGCACCATCAACTGGCCGGCCATCGGCAGCGTGCTGGACTACGTGATCCGGCCCGTGGTGCCGTCGGAGACGCTGACGCTGGAGGTCCAGTATGAGACGGACCGGCGCCTCTACGTGGACTTCCTGCCGTTGCTGGTGATGGACGACGGTGCGTCGCTCATCGCCAAGCCCCACCGGCTGGCGGCCGAGCGGCACGAGAACCTGTGGCGGCAGAGCTTCCGCGTGGCCGAGACGGCCCGGCTGCGCGCGCTGGACCAGGAGGACGGCGGCTGCCGCTGCGCCTGCCTGAAGGTGGCCAAGGCCGTGTGCAAGCTCAACCCGGCGCTGGGCAGGCTCAACGCCAGCCAGCTGACCAactcgctgctgctgctgagcgaGCACGAGGGCGACTGGACGCAGGAGGCGCTGGCCGACCGCTTCATCAGCCTGCTGCGCTCGCTGGTGGGACACCTGGAGGCCGGCCGGCTGCCCTGCGCTCTCTACCCCCGGGTCAACCTCTTCTGCGAGCTCACGCCCCTGGAAGTGGACGAGCTGGGCTACACGCTCTACTGTGCCCTCTCCGACCCCGAGAGCCTGCTTAGGACTGGCCTACAGGAGACTGACCAACCATAG
- the LOC121705852 gene encoding MIEF1 upstream open reading frame protein-like: MGGWSRSAVLELYRALLRAGRHLQYTDRNYYRRAVAREFRRCQALSAPQEKEDALKRGQFFLNSRLGGLV, encoded by the coding sequence ATGGGCGGCTGGTCTCGCAGTGCCGTGCTGGAGCTGTACAGAGCGCTGCTGCGCGCAGGGCGCCACTTGCAGTACACTGACCGCAACTACTACCGCCGCGCCGTGGCCCGTGAGTTCCGCCGTTGCCAAGCGCTGTCCGCCCCACAGGAGAAGGAGGACGCGCTGAAGAGGGGCCAGTTCTTCCTCAACAGCCGTCTGGGGGGGCTGgtgtaa